The Streptomyces sp. NBC_00454 DNA segment TCCGCGTCCCACGATCCGGACCGGCGGCGCGTGGTGTCGAGCCGTTCGGTGGGACGGGGCCGATAGACGGCGGGGACGAACCCGGCCAGCAGGTGCTCCTCGATCGCCTCGGGGTCGGGGAAGCGGGCGGTGTCCAGGAGTTCGCCCGGCCGCCGTTCAGGGCGGTCGCTGTACATGGTGCGGGCGAGGGCGATCATCAGCGGGGTGCGCAGGGCGGCGGCGAGGTTTGCGCGGCCGGCGCTCGCCGCTGTCCGTGCGGGGTCGAGGACGGCCTCCCAGGTCGTACCCTGCCCGTCGGTGTCGGCGGGACCGGGGAAGGCCGGGTCGGTCCGGGGCAGGTAGCCGCGCAGGTCGTCGAGGTCGAGGTCGCGCAGTTCCAGGACGACGGCGGCGGCTAGGGGGGCGTGCGCCTCTCGGACGGCGGCGGTGAATTCGGCGTGCCGGCTGGTCAGGACGAGCGGCAGCCGGGAGAGGTTGAGTGCTTCGAGGGCCGGGGCACGCAGGTCTTCGGCAAGTTCGTCGAATCCGTCGAGGACGGGGAGGACGAGGTCGTCGTCGAGCAGGTCCGCGGCCAGTGTCTTGCCGCTGGGGACCCGCCGGGCCAGGTGTGGGTAGTCGCGCAGCAGCCGGCCGATCAGCCAGTCGCGCAGCGCTACGGTGGTCGGGTCCCAGGCGCCGAGGCTGAAGATCACCGGTACCCGTTCGTTGCGGGTGCGGGCGTCCAGCAGGTCGAGGGCGAACCGGACGGCCAGGATCGACTTGCCCGATCCGGCACGGCCGAGGACCACCAGCCGGCCGGACGGTATGCGTCGGTAGATCTCGGCGACTCGCCTCAGGTCGCCGCTGAGGTCCGGTTCGGTGCGGGCCTCGCCGGGGGCCAGCAGGTGGGCGTTCGCCGACTGGTCGGCCACCCCCGCTGGCACCTGCTGCCAGCGCACCGGCAGCGCGAACGGGTGGTGAACCCGGTGCTGGGCCTCCTCGCGGCGCCAGCGCTGCCGGCTCTCGCGGGCCAGCTCCTCGGCGGCGTCGGCGAGCGGGCCGTGGTCCCGGGGCGGTGGCAGTGGTTCCGGTGGGAGCGTTGGGGCTTCCGGCGCGGCCGGGCCGGTGCCGCCGCCGAGGGCGCTCAGTCGGCGCCGGTCCTCAGGGCTGGCGTCGAGCGCGTCCGCGATGCGGTTGATGGTGCCGAGCCGGTGGTCGAAGGATCGGTCGGTCTCGATCCGGCGGACGGTGCTCTCGCCGAGCCCTGCCCGCTCGGCGATCTGGAACTGCGTCAGACCGGCCTGCTTGCGTAACTGGCGTACCAGTGCTCCGAGCGTCTGCGCCACGCCCCGCCCTTCCCCCGAGGATTCGAATACAGGGGCGAGCCTACCTCTGACGACCGGTCATATATGACCGGCGCTGTGACCTGTGCGTTTGCCTGACGCGACGCCAGCATCGGCGGTGTGGACAACCGGTTCCGCGGCCC contains these protein-coding regions:
- a CDS encoding helix-turn-helix domain-containing protein codes for the protein MAQTLGALVRQLRKQAGLTQFQIAERAGLGESTVRRIETDRSFDHRLGTINRIADALDASPEDRRRLSALGGGTGPAAPEAPTLPPEPLPPPRDHGPLADAAEELARESRQRWRREEAQHRVHHPFALPVRWQQVPAGVADQSANAHLLAPGEARTEPDLSGDLRRVAEIYRRIPSGRLVVLGRAGSGKSILAVRFALDLLDARTRNERVPVIFSLGAWDPTTVALRDWLIGRLLRDYPHLARRVPSGKTLAADLLDDDLVLPVLDGFDELAEDLRAPALEALNLSRLPLVLTSRHAEFTAAVREAHAPLAAAVVLELRDLDLDDLRGYLPRTDPAFPGPADTDGQGTTWEAVLDPARTAASAGRANLAAALRTPLMIALARTMYSDRPERRPGELLDTARFPDPEAIEEHLLAGFVPAVYRPRPTERLDTTRRRSGSWDAERAERWLGHLADHLTRLGRERQDLTWWEVGTGMSRLSRTVIIAVLSGVAFGVTTAVGNLPVDLVATTHSFRFAAVRGLLVGVLHGLAAGAIFGLVYWHASARAALRPSPVRMRLGIGTPTTRRNARTRFLIGLGCGAAGMALLILVDEGIVAPLGLADGQGAGLAAGLVFVVPIALSIGLVFGLIALFEAPVRTESVVSPADLLHIDRRNVAYRLLTWALVLGIGVGLVNGIVYGPLRGFEVGLVFGLEGAFGAGLGYGLSLTAWGQWVALARIWLPLTGQLPWALIAFLDDAHQRGVLRQVGAVYQFRHARIQSHLSRSHQQRHGRGQRRRDHSTEGAR